TCGTTTTGTGAATCGAAAACTTTTTCAATATACAAGTTTAAATCCGTTTGAGCATCCAGAGGTGTATTCGGAGTTACGTCGTTTATTTTCGGAGGCAGGATTTGACCCGGAATATTATTTAGTGCATGATTCCACATCGGATTTACCCTATGATTTTTATCGTCCAGGAATTGAAGGAACAAAAAAGCCTATTTTCTTGTTAATGCAAGATGGACAGCAATGTGAATTATCGGAGCGCAGTCAAATCGTAGAAGCCATTGCTGGGCACATAAAGGTAGATCATAAAGTGTATTACCCGGAGGAATTGTTTACTGATGAAACGGTGCCGGAATTATTACGGGCTGAAATAAAGAAATTACTAGAAGTTTAAGAAGCCGATAAATGAAAGTTTAATTAACATTCCAAATGAAAAGACATTGAAAAGGAGGCCCTTTTCAATGTCTTTTTTTTCGTAATAGTTCTAACTAAATGTTTGGTTAAGATGAACAATTCAGTTTTCAAATTAATTTTAGTTAGTATATCACGGGAAGGTTAAATTTGGAGTTAGTGTTAAAAAAATTAATCAATAGACGTGATAAATTAGATTACTTATCGCTGTAACGTACGCCAGCTGTTGCGTAATGGCTTTTTGACATTTCTTCAATAATAATGGATACATTCTCTACTGGTGCGTTGACTGTTTTTGAAACAGCTTGTGTAACTTCTTCTACTAGCGCGCGCTTTTGTTCATCAGTGCGGCCTTCAATCATTTTAATTGTAACGATTGGCATAAAGTCGCCTCCTACGTAAAATATGGTGTATAGTAATAATAATATCGTATTTGGAGGTATTTACAATGGCAAATGAAGAAAAGTCAAAACCAAAAATGGGTTTTACAATTATAAAAAATGATCCTACAGATGGACACAAGGGCTTTGGGATTGGCTCTCTTTCATTAGAAAATGTGTCGCCAGTTATTATTGATGTGGCAGAAGGAACAGCGATTGTTGATGTCGGTGCAATGCACGCCAAAAGTGATGTAGAGCGTGGGATTAAATTTACGATGAACTGTGAAGACTCAGAAGGCGGTAAAGATTACTGGCTTGTGTGGGTAACAATTGACCATAAAGAATCAGGGGCTTATTTTGCTGGAGTAACGGCTTGTGAGATGGTTGTTAACCGTGAAAAACGTCGCGGGTACAAAATATTAGCAGATCACGTCAACCGAATGGATAAATCAATGAAGCGAAAAATTATTGTCGAGCATATGGATGATGCATCGAAAAAAATATTAGTAGACTTCCTAAAAAACCACGATGAAGCAATGTGGCATAATAGTGATGAACAATTACACAAAAATTTGGAATGATTTCGATTGAATACTACTAGTTGAAAATAACCGGTATGTAGTCAATTACTTTTTTAGGAAAATGAATCGATTCGGTGAACAATATGTGACATTTCGGTATAACGAAAATCCGTGGTTGAATCTGCTTCCAAAAGAAAGTAAACTGAATTTAAAGCTTGCAAAGTAGTAGGCTAGGACACGTGGAAAATGAATAGTGATGAGGGTTATGCGGCATTTGTAATTTCCCAAGCCGAATGCCCCATGATTCTCATCCGTTCGTTAACCACAATAGAAAAGCTCTTTCGTTTTACGGACTAGAACCGGAGACGAAAGAGCTTTTTTATTTTTAAATTATTGGATAATAACTGTTTTAACGTTTTTTATTACCAAAAACCTTTAAGGGCTTCCATTGGAGATTCTAAAAAGTCGTCCCATAAATTTGAATCAAAGAAATCAAATGTCGAACAGGATTCAGTTGGAACATCAATTGCTTTTAAATAAACAACACGCTGATTTTTACATGCTTTGCTCGCTAACTTTCCGCTTTCAATATCAACGTTTACAGGCTCTACGCCATTTGGAATATTAAATGCTTCATTTGACTTGCCGTCTAATGCTGATTCCATGAAATCAATCCATACTTGTTTTGAGGCAGCCATATCTGCTTGTACCGATAATGTTTTACCTTGGTCATAACCGTTCCATACACCGGCAGTCAAGCTTGGTGTAAAGCCAATCATCCATTGATCTGAATTAGTAGTACCTGATTTTGCCGCATACGTATGTGTCATACGAGAACGTAATGAAAGACCTGTTGCAGGTGAGTAATCACTGAAAATAGGGTCAAAAATGCCTGTCATCATATGTGTTAGGACAGAAGCATCTTCTTTAGTAATTACTTGTTTTTTTTCAGGCGCCTCATATTTATAAACAAGATTCCCTTTTGCATCGGTAATTGAAAGAACGGTTGTTGCTTGGCGATTTTCACCACCAGCGGCAATGATGTTATAGGCATTTGTTAAATCGTAAAGCGAATTTTCCTTAGTTCCAAGCGCAACCGCTGGATTATCCTTGTCTGAATAAGCTAAGCCAAAACGTTTTTGCATATCGCGGAATGTACGATAGCCAATATCCTCTAGCGTTTTTACAGCATAGACATTATCTGAAATCGCTAGTGCTTGAGCCATTGATAATTCGTGCTCGGCATATTTTTTATTAACATTTTGCGGTGTGTAGGTAGCACGTCCATTATCATACGTAAAAGTCGTTTGACTCACATCTAAAAATGTCATCGGATTATAGCCTTTTTCAAGAGCTGCAGCATACAAAATCGGTTTGATTGCCGAACCAGGCTGACGGTTACCGAGTGCTACGCGGTTAAACGAGCTTGAACTATAATCACGTCCGCCGACAAGGGCTGTTACGAATCCAGTGTCGGCATCCATACTAACAAAGCCAACTTGTAGCTCATTGTTTGGCATATTTTTTTCGATTGATTTTTCGGCAGCGCGTTGGTGTGCTTGGTTTAATGTCGTTTGAATGGTCCAGCCACCTTCACTAATATTTAAGTTTTTAGCTGCTAATATATCACTTGCCTCTTCCCATACGACATCTAAAAAGTATGGTGCAATCGATTTTGTGGCAATCCATTCATCACTTTTTAAGCTCACTTGTTCAGATTCTGCACGTGTCTTTTCTTCGGCAGTAATTTTACCTTGCTCGCCCATTAAGCGCAAAATCACATGCTGACGATTCGTCGCTTTCTCTAAGTTATTGAGCGGCGAATAATACGTAGGACCCTTCGGAACACCTGCAAGCATAGATGCTTCAGATAATGTTAAATCTTTTGCGGATTTACCGAAAAAGTAACGACTTGCTGCTTCAGCTCCATACATGCCATGTCCGTAATAGACTGTATTTAAGTAACCCTCTAAAATTTCTTCCTTTGAATAAAAGAGCTCTAAACGATAGGCATAAAGTGCTTCGTTGATTTTACGAGTCCATGTTTTTTCATGTGATAAATATAGGTTACGCGCGTATTGCTGTGTCAATGTACTCGCGCCTTGCACTTTGCTACCAGCTTTAATATCTGCAAAAACAGCACCAGCAATGCGTGAATAATCTAAGCCACCATGTTCAAAGAAATCTTTATCTTCTACTGCGATTGTTGCATCTATTAAATAGGGAGAAATATCTTCATACTCTGTCCAATAACGACGTTCGTCAGTGAAATAATCCCCGATTTGGTTGTTGTCGCTATCTAAAAAAATCGATGCTTTTGGCACTGTAAGCGGTGGCGCACCGGCAACTTGTGCATATATACGTAATGAAAGGAAGATGACAGCGAAAAAGCATATAAAGGCGATGGCAACAAGACCGATTCGTTTGCCAAATCTTCTACGATTTTTATGTTTTTGATATTGCTGTCTTTTCAAATTTTTCCACCTCATTTGTTGTTAAATTTAGTGAACCAATCAAATTTCAATGAATTATAAAAAAACACATAAATTCTATTGCACTTTTAGTGAAAACAACTATACTTTTTCGTAGCACTCTACAAAAAAGTGTCGAATGATGTCGGTTGCACTTAATTATACGAAAATAGCGAACGAAAGTTTCATATGATAAATTTAGTATGAGCAAATACAAGGAAACATATGCAAACTTTATAAATATAAAAAATGTAAACGACAGCTTCAATATAGAGAAGGTTTGGTGAGTATACATGAGATTTGACGAAACTTATGCTGGAAATATGTTTATTAAAAGCAATCAAAATTACGAAGAGTGTAAGGCTGTTCTATACGGAATGCCGATGGATTGGACAGTTAGCTATCGTCCAGGTCAACGTTTTGGTCCAGCGCGCATTCGTGAAGTATCGATTGGATTAGAAGAATATAGCTTCTATTTAGATCGTGAATTAGCAGATGTACCATTTTTCGATGCGGGTGATATTCCTTTACCATTCGGAAATGCAGAAAAATCATTAGCAGAAATTAAAACGTTTGTCCGAAAAGTATTAGCAGATGACAAAGTACCAGTTGGTATGGGTGGCGAGCATTTAGTATCTTTACCGGTAATGGAAGCCGTTTACGAAAAGTATCCAGATTTAGCGATCATCCATTTTGATGCACATACGGATTTACGTACGGATTACGAGGGCGAAGAGTATTCACACGCGACACCAATTCGTAAAATTGCCGATACAATTGGACCGAATAATGTGTATTCATTCGGGATTCGTTCAGGATTAAAAGAAGAGTTACAATGGGCAAAGGAAAATGGTATGCATATTTCATTATTTGAAGTGTTCGAGCCATTAAAAGAAGTGCTACCTACATTAAAGGGTCGTCCTGTTTACGTAACGATTGATATCGACGTATTAGACCCAGCACACGCACCAGGTACAGGTACTGTGGATGCGGGAGGAATTACACCGAAAGAGCTTTTAGCGTCTATTCATGAAATTGCACGCGCTGAAGTAAATGTCGTAGGGTTTGACTTAGTAGAAATCGCACCCGTATATGACCATTCGGATATTACTGTAAACACAGCAGCAAAATTAATTCGAGAAATGATTTTAGGCTGGGTAAAATAATAAAACGCATGACGATTATTACCATTCGTCATGCGTTTTATTTTGCCTATTTTTTAATTGATTATCGTGACAAATCCAAGTCGTAGTTTGATTTTTAGCAAATCTTAAGGCTCGATAGGTAGTGTTTAATAACTGAGGTAGTTGTACATAATTGCTTGAAGAGCAAATGCCAATAGCCGATGTGATTTGAAGCGTTAAATCTTGATTAAAAGCACTATTTTTTATGGTCTCATTGATCTGATACGCCTGCATAATTGCTTCTGCGGGCGTAGTGTTTAGTAGCGCGATATAAAATTCGTCACTATCGATTCGCCCGATAAAACTTTCCTCTGGTAACTGACGTTGAATGATGTTCGCTATTTTGACAAAAAACTCATCACCTAATTCATAGCCATATTGATGGTTAACGGTACTAAATTTTCGCAAATCCAAATGAAGCAATTCGAATGGAATTTTTGATTGCATGAGCCATTTTAGTTTTTGCTCTGTCGCCACATGATTTGGTAGCTGAGTTAATAAATCCATTTGGTTCAGTACATATATTTGCTTGATTTGTTTATTACGATGATCAAGCTGCAATAAAATTACACGCAGTAAATAAAAGATAATTGAAGAAAAAATTAAAAGCAACAGTAGGTAGTGTATAATTTCTAGCGAAAAACGCCAATAGATGAGCAATAGTAATATATGTTCAAATGTAACGACTAGAAAATAATATGTAATGTTATGATACGTTATGGGATATCTTCGGGCAGCGTAATATAGCGCGATTGTTATAATAAACAAATTCAACATCATAATAAATGAGATTGTAGATATAAAGCATAAGGCATAACGGCTAATCAAAATTATCATTCCTGAAATAAACATTGAAACCGGTCCCCCGAGTAAACCACTAAAAAGAACAAGAATATTGTGATTGTGAATTAAAATACCATCTACAAAAGGTGCTGTAATTATTGTTAAAGTAAGCGCAGCAACACCAAATAAAAGACCGATCAGCACCGATTTATATTTTTTAATAAACGGCACATCTTCGTGTTGAATAAATGACCAATGGATTATGGTAGTAAAGCAAAACAAAATCGAAAAATTAATAATAAATTCTAGAAACATATCATTTCCTCTTGATGTATAGTAATACCTACTATAATAAGTTACTCACATAAAAATAGGAAGAAATAGATTTTTCTTTGCATGGTGTTGTGCGAGTATGTGCAAAGATTATGTTTCCGTCTTGCTTAAAGCGAGCAATCTATCCTATAATAAAAAGGTTATAGAAATACATGCATAGGAGCTGACTGCTGTGGCGAACGAGAATGGGAAAACAGTCAAAATTAAGCTAGTTTCCTCGATCATTCCAACCGAGGGCGAGCTTGAACAATACGAAATGTGGCTAGAGGGTAGCTGTATTGAGAAGGGCGAAAGTCATTATTTGCGCTATGAAGAAGTTCAGGAAGAGTTACCAATACAAACAACGATTAAATTAAACGATAAACGTGGATTTATTAATCGAAGTGGTGGTGTCAATATGCGCTTACCATTAAATCCTGGCATGCGTGAAAATGGTCATTATGAAAGTCCGTTTGGCTCTTTACCAATCGTTACCGATACACATCAGTTAGCGATTGACGTACAAAAAAATGAAAAAGTATCAGGGCGCTTTAATACGCAATATGATCTTATTATAGGCGGCAATTCAGTTGGCCGTTACACATTAGATATTCAATTTACGGAGGTACAGTAATGAACGCAGTAGAACAATTACAGCAATCGATAAAAACCGCTTTAGCTGCAGCAATTGAAAAAGCGGGTTTAGTAGAAGCTGGCACAGAAGTGAACATTCATTTAGAAACACCAAAAGACAAAGCAAACGGTGACTACGCAACAAACGTAGCAATGCAGTTAACAAAATTAGCGAAAAAGCCACCTCGTGCAATCGCAGAAAGTATTTTAGAAAACCTGGAAACAGAAGGAACAGACATCGAGAAAATTGACATCGCTGGTCCTGGTTTCATGAATATTACGGTTCGTAAAGATTTCTTAGCGAGTGTTGTGAAAGCGGCATTTGAGCAACGTGAAAATTACGGTCGCACGGATGCTGGCGCTGGCGAGAAAGTACAAGTTGAGTTCGTTTCAGCGAACCCAACTGGTGACTTACATTTAGGACATGCGCGCGGAGCGTCAGTTGGGGATTCGTTATGTAATGTAATGGACTTCGCAGGTTACGCGGTATCTCGTGAATACTATATTAACGATGCCGGTAATCAAATTAACAATTTAGCCTATTCATTAGAGGCTCGTTACAAGCAAGCACTAGGTATGGACGCTGAAATGCCAGAAGACGGCTATCATGGCCCAGATATTATCGAAATCGCAGGTAAATTAGCTGAAGAATTCGGTGCAGCCATCTTAGAAAAATCCGATGAAGAGCGCTTCAAGTTCTTCCGTGAGCACGGCTTAAAACTAGAATTAGCAAAATTACAAAACGATCTTAAAAACTTCCGCGTAGAATTTGATGTTTGG
This portion of the Solibacillus daqui genome encodes:
- the speB gene encoding agmatinase; amino-acid sequence: MRFDETYAGNMFIKSNQNYEECKAVLYGMPMDWTVSYRPGQRFGPARIREVSIGLEEYSFYLDRELADVPFFDAGDIPLPFGNAEKSLAEIKTFVRKVLADDKVPVGMGGEHLVSLPVMEAVYEKYPDLAIIHFDAHTDLRTDYEGEEYSHATPIRKIADTIGPNNVYSFGIRSGLKEELQWAKENGMHISLFEVFEPLKEVLPTLKGRPVYVTIDIDVLDPAHAPGTGTVDAGGITPKELLASIHEIARAEVNVVGFDLVEIAPVYDHSDITVNTAAKLIREMILGWVK
- a CDS encoding DUF1934 domain-containing protein; translated protein: MANENGKTVKIKLVSSIIPTEGELEQYEMWLEGSCIEKGESHYLRYEEVQEELPIQTTIKLNDKRGFINRSGGVNMRLPLNPGMRENGHYESPFGSLPIVTDTHQLAIDVQKNEKVSGRFNTQYDLIIGGNSVGRYTLDIQFTEVQ
- a CDS encoding GGDEF domain-containing protein, which produces MFLEFIINFSILFCFTTIIHWSFIQHEDVPFIKKYKSVLIGLLFGVAALTLTIITAPFVDGILIHNHNILVLFSGLLGGPVSMFISGMIILISRYALCFISTISFIMMLNLFIITIALYYAARRYPITYHNITYYFLVVTFEHILLLLIYWRFSLEIIHYLLLLLIFSSIIFYLLRVILLQLDHRNKQIKQIYVLNQMDLLTQLPNHVATEQKLKWLMQSKIPFELLHLDLRKFSTVNHQYGYELGDEFFVKIANIIQRQLPEESFIGRIDSDEFYIALLNTTPAEAIMQAYQINETIKNSAFNQDLTLQITSAIGICSSSNYVQLPQLLNTTYRALRFAKNQTTTWICHDNQLKNRQNKTHDEW
- a CDS encoding 2-hydroxymuconate tautomerase; amino-acid sequence: MPIVTIKMIEGRTDEQKRALVEEVTQAVSKTVNAPVENVSIIIEEMSKSHYATAGVRYSDK
- a CDS encoding YwhD family protein, which gives rise to MANEEKSKPKMGFTIIKNDPTDGHKGFGIGSLSLENVSPVIIDVAEGTAIVDVGAMHAKSDVERGIKFTMNCEDSEGGKDYWLVWVTIDHKESGAYFAGVTACEMVVNREKRRGYKILADHVNRMDKSMKRKIIVEHMDDASKKILVDFLKNHDEAMWHNSDEQLHKNLE
- a CDS encoding transglycosylase domain-containing protein, encoding MKRQQYQKHKNRRRFGKRIGLVAIAFICFFAVIFLSLRIYAQVAGAPPLTVPKASIFLDSDNNQIGDYFTDERRYWTEYEDISPYLIDATIAVEDKDFFEHGGLDYSRIAGAVFADIKAGSKVQGASTLTQQYARNLYLSHEKTWTRKINEALYAYRLELFYSKEEILEGYLNTVYYGHGMYGAEAASRYFFGKSAKDLTLSEASMLAGVPKGPTYYSPLNNLEKATNRQHVILRLMGEQGKITAEEKTRAESEQVSLKSDEWIATKSIAPYFLDVVWEEASDILAAKNLNISEGGWTIQTTLNQAHQRAAEKSIEKNMPNNELQVGFVSMDADTGFVTALVGGRDYSSSSFNRVALGNRQPGSAIKPILYAAALEKGYNPMTFLDVSQTTFTYDNGRATYTPQNVNKKYAEHELSMAQALAISDNVYAVKTLEDIGYRTFRDMQKRFGLAYSDKDNPAVALGTKENSLYDLTNAYNIIAAGGENRQATTVLSITDAKGNLVYKYEAPEKKQVITKEDASVLTHMMTGIFDPIFSDYSPATGLSLRSRMTHTYAAKSGTTNSDQWMIGFTPSLTAGVWNGYDQGKTLSVQADMAASKQVWIDFMESALDGKSNEAFNIPNGVEPVNVDIESGKLASKACKNQRVVYLKAIDVPTESCSTFDFFDSNLWDDFLESPMEALKGFW